The nucleotide sequence CATTGCCAGCCAGCAGGCAGGCAATGCCCAGACTCATGTCATCCAGCCGCCCGGCAGCATTCAGCCTTGGCCCCAGGGTAAAGCCCAAATCAAAGGTGTTGGCCTTGTAGTGGGCGCGGCCGGCAATGCGAAACAGGGCGGCAATTCCCGGTGCCATGCGTCCGGCGCGCATGCGGCGCAGGCCGTTTTCCACCAAAATGCGGTTGTTCTGGTCCAACCTGACCACGTCAGCCACCGTGCCCAGCGCCACATAATCCAGCAATTCACCCAGATTCGGCTCGGTCTTGCCGGCATACACGCCACGCTGGCGTTGTTCGGCACGCAAGGCCATCAATACATAGAACATCACCCCCACTCCGGCCAGATTCTTGGACGGGAAATCGCAGCCCGGCTGATTGGGGTTGACGATCAGCGCCTGCGGCAGGGTATCGCCCGGCAGGTGATGGTCGGTAATCAATACTTCGATGCCCAGCTCGCGTGCCCGCTCCACCCCGGCCACGCTGGCAATGCCGTTGTCCACGGTGACAATGATGTCCGGCTGGCTTTGCGCGGCCAGTTCGACAATTTCCGGCGTCAGGCCATAGCCGTATTCAAAGCGGTTGGGGACGATGAAGTCCACCTTGCCGCCCAGCATGGATAGGCCTTTTACCGCTACCGAGCACGCGGTTGCACCATCGGCGTCGTAATCGGCCACCACCAGCATGCGCTGGCTGCTTGTGATGGCATCGGCCAGGCGCTGGGCCATGGCCTGGATGTTCTTCATCTGCTGATAAGGCAGCAGGGCCTTGAGGGCGTAGTCCAGCTCCTCGCTGCCGGCGATGCCACGGGCGGCATACAGCCGCGCCATCAGCGGGCTCAGCCCCTGGGCCACCAGGGTGGAGTGAGAG is from Aquitalea aquatilis and encodes:
- the recJ gene encoding single-stranded-DNA-specific exonuclease RecJ, encoding MSHIVTRSVSADSHSTLVAQGLSPLMARLYAARGIAGSEELDYALKALLPYQQMKNIQAMAQRLADAITSSQRMLVVADYDADGATACSVAVKGLSMLGGKVDFIVPNRFEYGYGLTPEIVELAAQSQPDIIVTVDNGIASVAGVERARELGIEVLITDHHLPGDTLPQALIVNPNQPGCDFPSKNLAGVGVMFYVLMALRAEQRQRGVYAGKTEPNLGELLDYVALGTVADVVRLDQNNRILVENGLRRMRAGRMAPGIAALFRIAGRAHYKANTFDLGFTLGPRLNAAGRLDDMSLGIACLLAGNESQAMTLAQELDRLNRERRVIEHGMQDEALAVLASFDPADRYTLTLYRDDWHQGVVGIVASRLKERFHRPSIVFAPGDEGEIKGSGRSIPGFHLRDALDLVYKRHPGLILKFGGHAMAAGMTLAEARFGEFQQAFEQVARELLDENQLTRTIETDGGLDARELHLPFAEELAAEVWGQGFPVPYFYDRFAVMSQRVVGDKHLKLRIAKQGQEFDAMLFNQVDWLPDNINAVYQLVANEWQGRKELQIYLQHWAAAE